One Methanomicrobia archaeon genomic region harbors:
- a CDS encoding LysR family transcriptional regulator produces the protein MAAPKRKYESRFKPWIVHQGQPILGTGRAQLLRDIQELQSIRKAADKLEMPYRSAWEHIRKIEDAIGTPVVKTHRGGAQGGGGSELTEEGKQLLHEYDRYERYLEGLSADEELWEALQFKVSARNKLSGVVKRVTIGELAASIRIEIETPAVLKALITKEAVDELDIDIGDEVEAVIKATEVMIARD, from the coding sequence ATGGCAGCACCAAAGCGGAAGTACGAGTCGCGATTCAAGCCGTGGATCGTGCATCAGGGTCAGCCAATTCTGGGCACGGGCCGGGCACAACTGCTCCGTGATATTCAGGAGCTGCAGTCCATTCGCAAAGCTGCAGATAAGCTCGAAATGCCCTACCGGTCCGCGTGGGAGCATATCCGGAAGATCGAGGACGCTATCGGGACGCCCGTGGTGAAGACACACCGGGGGGGTGCGCAGGGCGGTGGCGGTTCTGAGCTGACCGAAGAGGGCAAGCAACTCTTACACGAATACGATCGCTACGAGCGGTATTTAGAGGGGCTTTCGGCCGATGAAGAGCTCTGGGAAGCGCTCCAGTTCAAGGTCAGTGCACGGAACAAACTCTCCGGTGTGGTGAAACGGGTCACGATCGGCGAACTCGCCGCTTCTATACGTATCGAAATCGAGACGCCAGCAGTGCTCAAAGCACTGATCACGAAGGAGGCCGTGGACGAGCTCGATATAGACATCGGCGACGAGGTGGAAGCGGTGATCAAAGCCACCGAAGTCATGATCGCCAGGGACTGA
- the xseB gene encoding exodeoxyribonuclease VII small subunit, whose protein sequence is MVKKEAGEAIAFEAALKRLEAIVEALGAGNLSLDASLKMFQEGMELCKLCNKQLDEAEYKVEQLMEKEGGELSVEGFEVNE, encoded by the coding sequence ATGGTAAAAAAGGAAGCAGGCGAAGCGATCGCATTTGAAGCCGCGCTGAAGCGTCTGGAGGCGATAGTGGAGGCGCTGGGCGCGGGCAATCTCTCACTGGACGCATCGCTGAAGATGTTCCAGGAAGGTATGGAGCTCTGCAAGCTCTGCAACAAGCAGCTGGATGAGGCGGAATACAAGGTGGAGCAGTTGATGGAGAAGGAAGGTGGGGAACTCAGCGTCGAGGGCTTCGAGGTGAACGAGTAA
- a CDS encoding exodeoxyribonuclease VII large subunit — protein sequence MAKPHKVSGNLLDFLYTRDDKPQAVCHPENARVLERVLEVDEKVNSVGGVKEPRIYTVQEITGRIRHILEDDKELRDIYVKGELSNLSQPTSGHQYFTLKDEYAEIPCVMFKDNSRGLKFGLEDGMSVIARGRISVYEKRGKYQLSVTELQEAGLGALYLAFEQLKKRLKAEGLFDPAYKKPIPSFPRRIGLVTSPSGAAVRDMLKVTKKRFPHVHILLAPVAVQGEGASLQIAHAIRMMNRCSMDRERIDVLIVGRGGGSLEELWAFNEECVARAIFASKIPVISAVGHETDFTIADFVADKRAATPSEAAEIVVPDAKELARNLRSLELQLRQNVYKGLEFYRKRLEATEKNLLFRTPKERINQHRQTIDELKRAMVAELRHLTSLHRKSVLAFAGRLEALSPLAILDRGYSICTKVPEGTLVRSVDELAVGDALKILFADGEAVSDVKSKKRTKAPEPP from the coding sequence ATGGCAAAGCCTCACAAGGTAAGTGGTAACCTGCTGGATTTCCTGTATACGCGTGACGATAAGCCTCAAGCGGTCTGTCATCCGGAGAACGCTCGCGTGCTCGAGCGGGTACTGGAAGTGGACGAGAAGGTGAACTCGGTGGGCGGTGTGAAGGAACCGCGAATCTACACGGTCCAGGAGATTACGGGCCGGATACGCCATATTCTGGAAGACGACAAGGAGCTGCGCGATATTTATGTAAAGGGTGAGCTCTCGAATCTCAGCCAGCCGACCTCCGGCCACCAGTACTTCACGCTCAAGGATGAATATGCTGAGATCCCGTGTGTCATGTTCAAGGATAATAGCCGCGGCCTGAAGTTCGGATTGGAAGACGGGATGAGTGTGATTGCCCGCGGTCGGATAAGCGTGTATGAGAAACGTGGTAAGTATCAGTTGTCTGTGACGGAACTCCAGGAGGCGGGTTTGGGGGCGCTGTATCTGGCATTTGAGCAGCTCAAGAAGCGGCTGAAAGCGGAGGGGCTGTTCGATCCTGCGTACAAGAAGCCGATACCCAGTTTCCCGCGCCGCATCGGGCTGGTCACCTCACCCAGTGGCGCGGCTGTTCGTGATATGCTGAAGGTAACGAAGAAGCGGTTCCCGCACGTTCATATCCTGCTGGCGCCCGTAGCGGTGCAGGGCGAGGGTGCATCGCTTCAGATCGCGCATGCGATCCGTATGATGAACCGGTGCAGTATGGACCGGGAGCGTATCGACGTGCTCATTGTGGGCCGCGGCGGCGGCTCACTGGAAGAGTTGTGGGCCTTTAACGAAGAGTGCGTGGCACGTGCGATCTTCGCATCGAAAATTCCTGTCATCTCCGCAGTAGGGCATGAGACGGACTTCACCATCGCGGATTTCGTCGCGGACAAGCGCGCGGCAACGCCGTCGGAAGCAGCCGAAATCGTCGTCCCGGATGCAAAGGAGCTGGCGCGTAATTTGCGGTCGCTGGAGTTGCAGCTGCGGCAGAACGTTTATAAAGGGCTCGAGTTCTATCGAAAGCGGCTGGAGGCGACGGAGAAGAATCTCCTGTTCCGCACGCCGAAAGAGCGGATCAATCAGCACCGGCAGACGATCGATGAGCTGAAGCGGGCGATGGTAGCGGAGCTGCGGCACCTCACGAGCCTGCACCGTAAGAGCGTGCTGGCATTTGCAGGCAGATTAGAGGCCTTGAGCCCGCTAGCGATCCTCGACCGTGGCTACAGCATCTGCACGAAAGTGCCCGAGGGGACGCTCGTACGGAGCGTAGATGAGCTTGCGGTGGGTGATGCGCTCAAGATCCTCTTTGCGGACGGTGAGGCGGTCTCGGACGTGAAGAGTAAGAAGCGCACAAAGGCGCCAGAACCACCATAA
- the thpR gene encoding RNA 2',3'-cyclic phosphodiesterase: protein MRTFIAVDLSDEIRTQIETLQQELGSQGLQEGTLKFVDPKQAHQTIKFLGEVPDEAIERIKEALATIQHEPFEIQLRGVGFFPQAAPEKARTIRVIWVGIEEGGAQMKSLQTGVEVAMHALGFPPEQRFSAHVTLCRVKKPFRSKSELSRVLLKITELRATDLGPMRVDSLKLKKSTLTPRGPIYEDLYVKSLVG, encoded by the coding sequence ATGAGAACTTTTATTGCTGTTGATCTCTCAGACGAGATAAGGACACAAATCGAGACACTGCAGCAGGAACTGGGATCGCAGGGGCTGCAAGAGGGCACGCTCAAATTTGTTGATCCGAAGCAGGCGCACCAAACGATCAAATTCCTCGGTGAGGTGCCGGATGAGGCGATTGAGCGGATAAAAGAGGCACTGGCCACGATTCAGCATGAACCGTTTGAGATCCAGCTCCGTGGTGTGGGGTTCTTTCCGCAAGCGGCCCCTGAGAAGGCACGAACTATCCGGGTGATCTGGGTGGGTATAGAAGAGGGCGGAGCGCAGATGAAATCATTGCAGACGGGCGTGGAGGTGGCAATGCACGCGCTGGGCTTTCCACCTGAGCAGCGGTTCAGTGCGCACGTGACCCTGTGCCGTGTTAAGAAGCCGTTCAGGTCAAAGAGCGAGCTCAGCCGGGTCTTGTTGAAGATCACGGAGTTGCGTGCGACGGACCTGGGACCGATGCGAGTAGACTCGTTGAAATTGAAGAAGAGCACCCTCACGCCCAGAGGGCCGATCTATGAAGATCTGTATGTGAAGAGCCTGGTGGGATAG
- the uppS gene encoding di-trans,poly-cis-decaprenylcistransferase, translating into MRNGGERIKSGAIRRALNIVGWARGRAYRAYEKRLKDEIAARKLPEHVAIIMDGNRRYARKLGLSTDEGYDYGAGITERVIEWCFECGVKQLTLYAFSIENFSRTEDELEKLFELMRTEFDKICVDERFHKNEVHMRVIGNIGLLPESVIAAIRRAEASTERYTKFKLFVAVAYSGRMEIVDAMRILAHLVKRGLLAPEEIDEETIARHLYISQIEGEADAASSGAKTPVDLIIRTGGELRISNFVPWQALGNECTAYFCAPFWPEFRRLDLLRAIRTYQEREDERRQRSNSRVSKLKRLLGRDA; encoded by the coding sequence ATGCGGAACGGTGGCGAACGTATCAAGAGCGGTGCGATACGACGCGCTTTGAACATTGTTGGCTGGGCACGTGGGCGTGCATACCGAGCATACGAGAAACGGCTGAAGGATGAGATAGCCGCGCGGAAGCTCCCTGAGCATGTCGCGATCATCATGGATGGCAACCGCCGGTATGCGCGCAAGCTTGGGCTCTCGACGGATGAAGGCTATGACTACGGCGCGGGCATCACTGAACGGGTGATCGAGTGGTGCTTTGAGTGCGGTGTGAAGCAACTCACGCTCTACGCCTTCTCAATCGAGAACTTTTCACGTACAGAAGATGAGCTGGAGAAGCTTTTCGAGCTCATGCGGACGGAATTTGATAAGATCTGCGTGGACGAGCGGTTCCACAAGAACGAGGTGCATATGCGCGTGATCGGGAACATTGGTTTGCTGCCAGAATCAGTGATCGCGGCGATACGGCGTGCAGAAGCGTCGACGGAGCGGTATACTAAGTTCAAACTGTTCGTGGCCGTGGCTTATAGCGGCCGTATGGAGATCGTGGATGCAATGCGGATATTAGCGCACCTTGTGAAGCGCGGGCTCCTGGCGCCTGAGGAGATCGATGAAGAGACGATCGCCCGGCATCTGTATATCAGCCAGATAGAGGGAGAGGCCGATGCTGCGAGTTCGGGCGCGAAGACACCGGTGGATCTGATCATTCGCACGGGCGGCGAGCTGCGGATCAGCAATTTCGTACCCTGGCAAGCGCTGGGTAACGAGTGCACGGCATACTTCTGCGCGCCGTTCTGGCCGGAGTTTCGGCGGTTAGACCTCCTGCGAGCGATTCGCACCTACCAGGAGCGAGAGGACGAGCGAAGGCAGCGTTCGAATTCCAGAGTTTCGAAGCTCAAGCGGCTCCTTGGTCGTGACGCGTGA
- a CDS encoding DNA-directed DNA polymerase II small subunit, with product MVVKPYERVCVHELDIVRRFADCGFQIHPEALALLTRCRLNAKGSWHFDLETIAQEVTRSVDASICVISPVHVSAFIEHNGKQVEEELPAELHTEAPVILRSYPEQCAVGEHKTFLPHFMDRYERLSAILKKRLKCTQIRFLKTGRESTEDLTLVGMVSAIRKTEKGNLRVDLEDPTGSVPVIVSPREELMLDEVIGVTGFLATSGYFIGRKIFYPDVPLPNSALQASLPSTAEHEERNKSIHAVFISDMHVGSTSFLEEAWDRFVEWLKTETADQHIPYLVVAGDVVDGIGVYPGQEEDLMITDIEEQYRVAARYFHQLPAHLHVIISPGNHDAVRGAEPQPPLPEYIRTLFPATTSFVSSPAYIQLGGRRVLVYHGQSYDDLVNAIPRLTYSKPADAMVEMLKRRHLAPIYGNSLAIAPQDHDYGVIDYVPDIFHCGHTHTVGQFRYRNVLLINSGTWQAQTPYQKKRDITPVPGCATVVDLSSMRVQVRDFVGQAGA from the coding sequence ATGGTTGTAAAACCGTATGAACGGGTGTGTGTGCACGAACTCGATATTGTGAGGCGGTTTGCAGACTGCGGGTTCCAGATACATCCTGAAGCCCTGGCGTTGCTCACCCGCTGTAGACTGAACGCCAAAGGGAGCTGGCACTTCGACCTCGAGACGATCGCGCAAGAGGTAACGAGATCGGTTGACGCTTCGATATGCGTCATCTCGCCCGTCCATGTCTCTGCTTTTATCGAACATAACGGGAAGCAGGTCGAGGAGGAGCTGCCCGCGGAATTGCACACGGAAGCGCCCGTCATACTACGTTCGTATCCCGAGCAGTGCGCAGTTGGCGAGCACAAGACTTTCCTCCCGCACTTCATGGACCGGTATGAGCGGCTGAGCGCGATACTCAAGAAACGGCTGAAATGCACACAGATACGGTTCTTGAAGACCGGGAGGGAGAGTACCGAGGATCTCACCCTGGTGGGCATGGTATCGGCGATCCGGAAAACGGAGAAGGGCAATCTGCGCGTGGATTTGGAAGATCCTACCGGAAGCGTACCGGTAATCGTATCGCCCCGGGAGGAGCTCATGCTCGACGAGGTCATCGGTGTTACGGGTTTCCTGGCTACCAGTGGTTATTTTATCGGGCGTAAGATCTTCTACCCCGATGTGCCGCTGCCGAACTCGGCATTACAAGCCTCGCTCCCGTCGACGGCGGAGCACGAGGAAAGGAATAAAAGTATCCATGCTGTATTCATCTCTGATATGCATGTGGGAAGCACATCCTTCCTGGAAGAGGCGTGGGATCGGTTCGTCGAATGGCTGAAGACGGAAACCGCAGACCAGCACATCCCGTATCTTGTGGTCGCGGGCGATGTGGTAGATGGCATCGGCGTGTATCCGGGCCAGGAGGAAGATTTGATGATCACGGACATCGAGGAGCAATATCGTGTGGCGGCGAGGTATTTCCACCAGTTGCCGGCGCATCTGCACGTTATTATCTCACCGGGCAACCATGATGCGGTACGTGGTGCGGAGCCGCAGCCGCCGTTGCCCGAGTACATCAGAACATTGTTCCCGGCCACGACGAGCTTTGTGAGCAGTCCCGCGTATATTCAACTTGGCGGGCGCCGGGTGCTCGTCTATCACGGGCAATCGTACGACGACCTGGTGAACGCGATCCCGCGGCTGACGTATAGTAAGCCCGCGGATGCGATGGTGGAGATGCTGAAGCGTCGTCATCTCGCGCCGATCTACGGCAATTCCCTCGCCATTGCGCCCCAGGATCATGATTACGGCGTTATCGATTACGTCCCTGATATCTTTCACTGCGGGCATACGCATACAGTAGGGCAGTTCAGATACCGGAACGTGCTGCTCATCAATTCCGGTACCTGGCAGGCGCAGACGCCGTACCAGAAGAAGCGCGACATCACGCCAGTTCCCGGCTGTGCAACGGTCGTAGACCTGAGCTCGATGCGGGTACAAGTGCGGGATTTCGTAGGTCAGGCAGGTGCATGA
- the trxA gene encoding thioredoxin — translation MDHPVEITDRTFVAFVKQHPLVVVDCWAPWCGPCRMVAPILEQLAKEYAGKVVFGKLNVDENPRIATEYAIMAIPTLFIFKNGEPVDVIQGAMPKPHFEAKLKEWL, via the coding sequence ATTGACCATCCGGTTGAAATAACCGACAGGACATTCGTCGCGTTTGTAAAGCAGCATCCTTTGGTGGTCGTGGATTGCTGGGCACCCTGGTGTGGCCCGTGCCGGATGGTTGCACCGATCCTGGAGCAATTAGCGAAGGAGTACGCCGGCAAGGTGGTCTTCGGTAAGCTGAATGTGGATGAGAATCCGCGCATCGCCACGGAATATGCGATCATGGCAATACCGACTCTCTTCATCTTTAAGAATGGCGAGCCGGTCGATGTTATCCAGGGCGCGATGCCCAAGCCTCATTTTGAAGCGAAACTGAAGGAATGGTTGTAA
- a CDS encoding radical SAM protein, with translation MEPKKTKSLCPQCLKVIDAVVFEQDGKILMKKRCPEHGEFDDVYWSDADLYHKFENWHFEADESDAGIQTTMLEKGCPFDCGLCPEHRSSTMLALIDLTNRCNQHCPTCFANAAVAGYLYEPTMEQLVAMMKLLRSEVPPCPAIQFAGGEPTVRENFVEIVRKARELGFSHIQVATNGIAMSKSVEFCHALKEAGLHTVYLQFDGVTDAPYEKLRGIPALKTKLQAIDNCWAGEIKSVVLVPTLARGVNDDQIGAIMRFAATKLHIIKGVNVQPIAFEGRVDDAERKRLRITIPDFIRLLEEQTNGEIPAESFYPVPFVLPVSHFVEAWKQVPQVEFTVHPHCGAATYVFVVDGKFVPITDFMDVEGFMEFLKENAEETSRGRIRKLRATAGLFQALRKFVDKDEAPEGFEPLKLLANILGIGTREAVAEFHRQALFIGAMHFMDPYNYDMDRVKRCGIHYATPDGRIIPFCSYNAIHRPLVERAFSKPYHTPEASN, from the coding sequence ATGGAGCCCAAAAAGACGAAATCGCTCTGTCCGCAGTGCCTCAAGGTCATTGATGCGGTGGTTTTTGAGCAGGACGGCAAGATCCTGATGAAGAAACGCTGCCCGGAGCATGGCGAGTTCGATGATGTCTACTGGTCCGACGCTGATCTTTATCACAAGTTCGAGAACTGGCACTTCGAGGCCGATGAGAGCGATGCGGGTATCCAGACTACAATGCTGGAGAAGGGCTGCCCCTTCGATTGCGGGCTCTGCCCGGAGCACAGGAGTTCGACGATGCTCGCACTCATCGATCTCACGAACCGCTGTAACCAGCACTGTCCGACCTGTTTCGCGAATGCTGCGGTTGCCGGGTATCTGTATGAGCCGACGATGGAGCAGCTGGTGGCGATGATGAAGCTGCTCAGGAGTGAGGTACCGCCGTGTCCCGCGATCCAGTTCGCGGGTGGCGAGCCCACAGTGCGTGAGAATTTCGTGGAGATCGTGCGGAAGGCACGAGAGCTCGGCTTCTCGCATATTCAGGTGGCGACGAACGGCATCGCCATGTCCAAGAGCGTCGAGTTCTGCCATGCGTTAAAGGAAGCAGGCTTGCATACCGTCTATTTGCAGTTTGATGGCGTTACCGACGCGCCGTACGAGAAATTACGGGGCATACCGGCGTTGAAGACAAAGCTGCAGGCGATCGATAACTGCTGGGCAGGCGAGATCAAGAGCGTTGTGCTCGTGCCCACCCTTGCCCGGGGCGTTAATGACGACCAGATCGGTGCTATAATGCGGTTCGCGGCAACGAAACTGCATATCATAAAGGGGGTGAACGTGCAGCCGATCGCATTCGAGGGTCGTGTGGATGATGCAGAGCGTAAGCGGCTGAGAATAACAATCCCTGATTTCATACGACTGCTGGAAGAGCAGACCAACGGCGAGATACCGGCAGAGAGCTTCTATCCTGTCCCGTTCGTCCTACCGGTCTCCCATTTCGTGGAAGCCTGGAAGCAGGTGCCGCAGGTCGAATTCACCGTGCATCCGCACTGTGGCGCGGCGACCTACGTATTCGTGGTGGACGGCAAATTCGTGCCTATTACGGACTTCATGGATGTTGAGGGCTTCATGGAGTTCCTGAAAGAGAACGCGGAGGAGACCTCGCGGGGGCGAATTAGGAAGCTCAGGGCAACGGCAGGGCTCTTCCAAGCCTTACGGAAATTCGTTGACAAGGATGAGGCACCCGAGGGATTCGAACCCCTGAAATTGCTCGCTAATATTTTGGGCATCGGCACACGTGAGGCGGTTGCCGAATTCCACCGGCAAGCGCTCTTCATCGGCGCTATGCACTTCATGGACCCTTATAACTACGATATGGACCGTGTCAAGCGCTGCGGCATCCATTACGCCACACCGGACGGCCGGATCATTCCGTTCTGCTCGTACAATGCGATTCACCGGCCCCTGGTCGAGCGCGCATTCTCAAAGCCGTATCATACTCCCGAAGCGAGTAACTAA
- the gatA gene encoding Asp-tRNA(Asn)/Glu-tRNA(Gln) amidotransferase subunit GatA, protein MVTAIEAITRIKSGEISCEALIAEIYERIERSKLNCYITLTREGALEEAREVDKRRAEPDFQRKKLLGVPIAIKDSISTAGIQTTCASRILTGYVPPYDATVIEALKHEGAIILGKTNMDEFCMGTSTETSYYGPTKNPYDLTRVPGGSSGGSAAAVAAGETILALGSDTGGSIRCPASFCGTVGLKPTYGSVSRYGLIAYANSLEQIGPIATTVKDTALLLDVIAARDWRDSTQLKLKTEGAASNYHCSWLNEAGTEPGAAVTGLRIGVPREFFEGCDPEVARAVWNAIHRLEELGATYEELSMRSMKYALAAYYVIAMSEASSNLARFDGLRYGLREGKDEDWHTTFSRIRGDGFGEEVKRRIILGTYALSAGYYGKYYLKALKVRTLIKHEFEGALKTHDILAMPTMPFVAFKLGERIQDPLSLYLADVNTVSINLAGVPSLSIPCGSSNNMPIGLQLVGRHFEEDLILRVAGAYEQSGS, encoded by the coding sequence ATGGTAACCGCGATAGAAGCCATAACACGTATAAAAAGCGGTGAAATCTCTTGCGAAGCGCTCATAGCAGAGATTTACGAGCGAATCGAGCGGAGCAAGCTGAACTGTTACATTACCCTCACCAGAGAGGGCGCACTCGAAGAAGCACGTGAAGTTGATAAACGGCGTGCAGAACCGGATTTCCAGCGCAAAAAGTTGCTCGGTGTGCCCATTGCCATCAAGGACAGTATCTCCACGGCCGGTATTCAAACCACGTGCGCGTCGCGAATTCTGACGGGGTACGTTCCGCCCTACGACGCGACCGTAATCGAGGCGTTGAAGCACGAAGGCGCGATCATCCTTGGGAAGACGAATATGGACGAGTTCTGCATGGGCACGTCCACGGAAACGAGCTATTACGGGCCCACGAAGAACCCGTATGACCTCACGCGAGTGCCAGGTGGCTCGTCGGGCGGGAGCGCCGCGGCCGTTGCCGCTGGTGAGACGATCCTCGCGCTCGGATCTGATACCGGTGGCTCGATTCGGTGTCCCGCATCGTTCTGCGGGACCGTCGGTCTGAAGCCCACTTACGGGTCCGTATCACGCTACGGGCTCATTGCCTATGCGAATTCGCTGGAGCAGATCGGGCCGATAGCTACGACCGTGAAGGATACCGCACTGCTCCTGGACGTGATAGCAGCCCGGGATTGGCGGGACAGCACCCAGCTGAAACTCAAAACGGAAGGTGCTGCATCGAACTACCACTGCTCCTGGCTCAACGAAGCGGGTACTGAACCTGGAGCGGCGGTCACCGGGCTGCGAATCGGCGTGCCCCGTGAGTTCTTCGAGGGCTGCGACCCTGAGGTCGCACGTGCAGTATGGAACGCGATTCACCGACTTGAGGAACTCGGGGCGACCTACGAGGAGCTCAGCATGCGGAGCATGAAGTACGCGCTCGCTGCGTACTACGTCATCGCGATGTCCGAGGCGTCCTCGAATCTCGCACGGTTTGACGGGCTCCGGTACGGGCTTCGGGAGGGCAAGGACGAGGACTGGCACACGACCTTCTCGCGGATACGGGGCGACGGGTTTGGCGAGGAGGTGAAACGACGGATCATCCTCGGCACCTACGCGCTCTCCGCGGGCTACTACGGTAAATATTACCTTAAGGCGTTGAAGGTGCGGACACTGATCAAACACGAATTCGAGGGGGCGTTGAAGACGCACGATATCCTCGCGATGCCCACGATGCCGTTCGTCGCCTTTAAGCTCGGCGAACGGATACAGGATCCGCTCTCATTGTATCTCGCCGACGTGAATACCGTCTCGATCAACCTGGCGGGTGTGCCCTCACTCTCGATTCCCTGTGGATCCTCAAATAACATGCCGATCGGGCTGCAGCTCGTGGGACGGCATTTCGAGGAAGATCTGATATTGCGGGTGGCCGGAGCATATGAGCAGAGCGGCTCGTAA
- the cca gene encoding CCA tRNA nucleotidyltransferase, whose translation MTKDETIRGICAAALERLRPTDDERHRVKTLVQRIITLLNARAAELGLEARALSVGSTARNTWLHGNADIDIFILFPTTHSEEELKEQGLALARSVADRYEERYAAHPYIHAYFYDPATRQEHEADLVPCFAVKDVSRLKSAVDRTPFHTRYVTERIGGIEDEVLLLKQFLTCLGIYGSELRRRGFAGYLCELLILHYSSFVELLKNAAQWHYGERIDLEGKGTYKGEGHDPLIVIDPVDPKRNVAAAVSEYSFSRLIDAAREFLAEPGPEFFQVRRDEPMSDAEFTRTMRERGTELVLVVFEAPDVVEDILFPQLRKAETSIITLMVRHGFQIYRSDVYAEGDKAFLLFELLVWELPRIKKHIGPPVTSAYHAAKFKEQYRQSHRLFIEDGRYVVEVARRYTDAVSLLRSELRSCSLGKQVRESVDKGYEVLRTEEIEFTPGIGAFFREYSRGICYTSRI comes from the coding sequence ATGACGAAGGATGAAACGATACGGGGGATCTGCGCAGCGGCCCTAGAGCGGCTGAGACCTACGGATGATGAGCGCCACCGCGTGAAGACACTCGTCCAGCGCATCATCACGCTGCTTAATGCGCGTGCCGCGGAGCTGGGTCTGGAAGCACGTGCGCTCTCTGTCGGATCGACCGCACGAAATACCTGGCTGCACGGCAACGCGGACATTGACATCTTCATCCTGTTCCCCACGACCCACTCAGAGGAAGAGTTGAAGGAGCAGGGCCTCGCGCTCGCCAGGAGCGTGGCCGATCGTTATGAGGAGCGATACGCGGCGCATCCATACATTCACGCGTATTTTTATGATCCTGCGACCCGGCAGGAGCACGAGGCGGACCTGGTGCCCTGCTTCGCCGTCAAGGATGTGTCGCGGTTGAAGTCCGCGGTGGACCGCACCCCGTTCCATACTCGGTATGTGACGGAGCGAATCGGAGGAATCGAGGATGAAGTACTACTGCTCAAGCAATTCCTGACCTGCCTTGGCATTTACGGTTCAGAACTCCGTCGTCGCGGCTTCGCCGGTTACCTCTGCGAGCTGCTGATCCTGCACTATTCATCCTTTGTCGAGCTATTGAAGAACGCTGCCCAGTGGCACTATGGCGAACGAATCGATCTTGAAGGAAAAGGCACGTATAAAGGTGAAGGGCACGATCCGCTCATCGTGATCGACCCGGTCGATCCCAAGCGTAACGTTGCGGCTGCGGTCTCGGAGTATTCCTTCTCACGGTTGATTGATGCGGCGCGTGAATTCCTAGCGGAACCGGGCCCGGAGTTCTTCCAAGTCCGCAGGGACGAGCCGATGAGCGATGCAGAATTCACGAGAACCATGCGGGAACGCGGTACGGAACTCGTGCTGGTCGTTTTCGAGGCACCCGATGTGGTTGAGGACATTCTCTTCCCGCAGTTGCGTAAGGCAGAAACGTCAATTATCACTTTGATGGTGCGGCACGGATTCCAGATCTACCGGAGCGATGTATACGCCGAGGGCGATAAAGCGTTTCTGCTCTTCGAGCTGCTGGTGTGGGAGCTCCCGCGGATAAAGAAGCATATCGGGCCGCCCGTTACGTCGGCCTATCATGCGGCGAAGTTCAAGGAACAGTACCGGCAATCGCACCGGCTATTTATCGAGGACGGCAGATACGTGGTGGAGGTGGCGCGACGGTATACCGATGCGGTCAGCTTGCTCAGAAGTGAGTTGCGATCGTGCAGCCTGGGGAAACAGGTTCGGGAATCGGTCGATAAAGGGTATGAGGTGCTCAGAACCGAAGAGATCGAGTTCACGCCGGGGATTGGGGCTTTCTTCAGGGAGTACTCTCGGGGGATTTGCTACACCTCTCGCATTTAG